Proteins encoded within one genomic window of Bacillus sp. F19:
- a CDS encoding CehA/McbA family metallohydrolase produces MSRVHKVTLSKVIHHSQQGEYITLPFSVPDDIEEIKVELSFSHADENMIDLGLEDPNGFKGWSGGARKDIFVREDRATPGYMLGELPAGEWGVILNAYRVPGSCEINVLVTLMMSKKRWFKGDLHLHSNHSDGAFTLAEVVENVRQADLDFLALTDHNTFSQNYHYPQVEDLAVIPAVELTTNRGHCNFYGVHKPFADFRCKTKEDVQEKLDEGMANGAVISINHPHCSFCSWDWGLEHFDVKIVEIWNGPWSKQNQATLTWWDLQLQQGKKIVAIGGSDTHRLHETIKYGTPTTWIYSDMHTPRKLLEALTAGQVCIAGRPNSPWIQMQADEILMGGTFKRNHDRTFIKIDIPESIGGLLKIITDQGNVFKSHKPPGTLSRTVEIPGNSVYVRAELWDVETDTPIVISNPIYFS; encoded by the coding sequence GTGAGCCGAGTTCACAAAGTCACCCTGTCTAAGGTGATCCATCATTCGCAGCAAGGGGAATACATCACCCTGCCTTTCTCTGTCCCAGACGATATTGAAGAAATAAAGGTAGAGCTGTCTTTCAGTCATGCTGATGAAAATATGATTGATTTGGGTTTGGAGGATCCCAATGGATTTAAAGGGTGGAGCGGCGGTGCCCGCAAGGACATTTTTGTCCGTGAAGACCGTGCCACGCCAGGCTACATGTTAGGTGAGCTTCCTGCCGGCGAGTGGGGGGTCATCTTGAATGCTTATCGTGTTCCTGGGTCGTGTGAGATCAATGTTCTAGTCACTCTTATGATGAGCAAAAAGAGATGGTTCAAAGGGGATCTGCATCTGCATTCCAATCACAGTGATGGTGCCTTTACTCTTGCAGAGGTGGTTGAAAATGTCAGGCAGGCTGATTTAGATTTTCTGGCTTTAACCGATCATAATACGTTCAGTCAAAACTACCACTATCCGCAGGTTGAAGATTTGGCTGTTATTCCAGCTGTTGAACTGACGACAAACCGCGGGCATTGCAACTTTTACGGCGTGCACAAGCCCTTTGCCGATTTTCGCTGTAAAACGAAGGAAGATGTTCAAGAGAAGCTGGATGAAGGGATGGCAAACGGCGCCGTTATTTCCATCAACCATCCGCACTGTTCGTTTTGCTCATGGGATTGGGGCCTGGAGCATTTCGATGTGAAAATAGTGGAGATTTGGAATGGCCCCTGGAGCAAACAAAATCAAGCGACTTTAACATGGTGGGATCTGCAATTGCAGCAAGGGAAGAAAATCGTGGCGATTGGCGGAAGCGATACCCATCGCCTTCATGAAACCATTAAATATGGAACGCCAACGACATGGATTTATTCGGATATGCATACACCAAGAAAGCTATTAGAAGCTTTAACAGCTGGCCAAGTGTGTATAGCAGGCCGTCCAAATTCCCCTTGGATTCAAATGCAGGCGGATGAGATATTGATGGGCGGTACTTTTAAAAGGAATCATGACAGGACATTTATAAAAATTGATATTCCGGAAAGTATTGGCGGTCTTTTGAAAATCATTACGGATCAAGGAAACGTTTTTAAAAGCCATAAACCCCCAGGAACATTGTCTAGAACTGTTGAGATTCCAGGGAACAGCGTTTATGTGCGTGCTGAATTATGGGATGTGGAAACGGACACTCCGATTGTCATCAGCAATCCGATTTATTTTTCATAA